A genomic window from Candidatus Kouleothrix ribensis includes:
- the prmC gene encoding peptide chain release factor N(5)-glutamine methyltransferase, with the protein MQKRPGRGVSAWWYTGAGILAVFWGKALNDRSTIAAALVWAADQLRATSATPRLDAELLLAHSLGWPRARLLAEGRQPIDGDRLPHFDRLIERRMALEPVAYLIGHKQFFGLDFVVDRRVLVPRPETELLVELALQIARTKHMEPSTDQANQPGSRVLIADIGTGSGCIAVALAVYLPSAQICAVDISPDALALARLNAERHGVGTRIRLLQGDLLAPLEAPADMIVSNPPYTVLSAIDEGVRRHEPHCALDGGPDGLALYRRLLHAAPARLRPGGAVLLEIGATQAAAVARLAREAFPAAQIDVHSDLAGLDRVVAIS; encoded by the coding sequence ATGCAGAAACGCCCCGGCCGGGGCGTTTCTGCATGGTGGTATACTGGCGCGGGCATCCTGGCTGTTTTTTGGGGCAAAGCGTTGAACGATCGCTCGACAATCGCAGCCGCGCTGGTCTGGGCCGCCGATCAGCTGCGGGCCACCAGCGCAACACCCCGGCTCGATGCCGAGCTGCTGCTGGCGCACAGCCTGGGCTGGCCGCGCGCGCGCCTGCTGGCCGAGGGGCGCCAGCCGATCGATGGAGACCGGCTGCCACATTTCGATCGGCTGATCGAACGCCGCATGGCACTCGAGCCTGTCGCCTACCTCATCGGCCACAAGCAATTCTTCGGCCTCGACTTCGTAGTCGATCGGCGCGTGCTGGTGCCGCGCCCCGAGACCGAGCTGCTGGTTGAGCTGGCGCTGCAGATCGCGCGAACCAAGCACATGGAACCAAGCACCGATCAGGCGAACCAGCCCGGCTCTCGCGTTCTGATTGCCGACATCGGCACCGGCAGCGGCTGTATTGCGGTGGCGCTGGCGGTGTACCTGCCCAGCGCGCAGATCTGCGCGGTCGACATCTCGCCCGACGCGCTGGCACTGGCGCGCCTGAACGCCGAGCGCCACGGCGTCGGCACGCGCATACGCCTGCTCCAGGGCGACCTGCTGGCCCCGCTGGAGGCCCCGGCCGACATGATCGTGAGCAACCCGCCCTACACGGTGCTCTCGGCAATCGACGAGGGCGTGCGCCGCCACGAGCCACACTGCGCGCTCGACGGCGGCCCCGATGGGCTGGCGCTGTACCGCAGGCTGTTGCACGCGGCGCCGGCCCGGCTGCGGCCCGGCGGCGCAGTGCTGCTCGAGATCGGCGCAACACAGGCGGCAGCCGTAGCCAGGCTGGCGCGTGAGGCATTCCCAGCTGCACAGATCGACGTTCATAGCGATCTGGCCGGACTCGACCGGGTCGTGGCCATCTCGTGA
- a CDS encoding HAD family phosphatase, with product MPYKLLALDLDGTVLDAQLQLAPEVATAIAAAQARGVYVTIATGRMFGSTIQFARQLNIDGPLICFQGALIRDSRDGAISYHVPTPADLAAEAIELLHAAGLFVLAYIDERLWVAEQRAELDLYLGWHPEQPEVVLAPNLADTIARGASAGLLGAPAGDTRRFRAGPPTKLMFVAEPALAERETARLALHFAGRLAVMRSHAMFGELTAPGVSKGAALAQLAAHMGIAREDVIAIGDHENDLPMIAWAGLGLAMGNAIPQAQSIADAVIPSVDACGVAWAIEHYILKG from the coding sequence ATGCCCTACAAACTACTCGCGCTCGACCTCGACGGCACGGTGCTCGACGCGCAGCTGCAGCTGGCCCCCGAGGTTGCCACAGCAATCGCGGCGGCACAGGCGCGCGGCGTATATGTGACGATCGCGACCGGGCGCATGTTCGGCTCGACCATCCAGTTCGCGCGGCAGCTGAACATCGATGGGCCGCTGATCTGCTTTCAAGGGGCGCTGATCCGCGATTCGCGCGACGGCGCAATCTCCTACCATGTGCCTACGCCCGCCGATCTAGCGGCCGAGGCGATCGAGCTGTTGCACGCGGCCGGCCTGTTTGTGCTGGCCTACATCGACGAGCGCCTGTGGGTCGCCGAGCAACGCGCCGAGCTCGACCTGTACCTCGGCTGGCATCCCGAGCAACCCGAGGTAGTGCTGGCGCCCAACCTGGCCGACACGATCGCGCGTGGGGCCAGCGCCGGGCTGCTCGGGGCGCCGGCCGGCGACACGCGCCGCTTCAGGGCCGGCCCGCCGACCAAGCTGATGTTCGTAGCCGAGCCGGCACTGGCCGAACGCGAGACGGCCCGGCTGGCGCTGCACTTCGCCGGCCGGCTGGCGGTGATGCGCTCGCACGCCATGTTTGGCGAATTGACCGCGCCGGGCGTCAGCAAAGGCGCCGCGTTAGCCCAGCTGGCAGCACACATGGGCATCGCGCGCGAGGATGTGATCGCGATCGGCGACCACGAGAATGATCTGCCTATGATCGCATGGGCCGGGCTGGGGTTGGCGATGGGCAACGCGATCCCACAGGCGCAAAGCATCGCCGATGCTGTCATCCCGTCGGTTGACGCGTGTGGCGTGGCCTGGGCGATCGAACACTACATCCTGAAAGGTTAG
- a CDS encoding 50S ribosomal protein L28, producing MATCQLCGKKPAFGNNVSFSKRHTRRMWRPNIQKTTLTLDGGVSVQVKICTQCLRTVSKSR from the coding sequence ATGGCAACCTGTCAGCTCTGCGGCAAAAAGCCGGCTTTTGGCAACAATGTGAGCTTCTCGAAGCGGCACACGCGCCGCATGTGGCGGCCGAATATTCAGAAGACCACGCTCACACTCGATGGCGGCGTATCGGTGCAGGTCAAGATCTGCACCCAGTGCCTGCGAACGGTGAGTAAGTCGCGCTAG
- a CDS encoding Asp23/Gls24 family envelope stress response protein, translated as MSHQAGPPNQRQLPTGTIEVAPHAIASIVAHAVGQSYGVVGMAPHTFREGVAQVLHQRDAHRGVDVRIGNDQIEIDLYIIVGYGTRIGEVARNVQENVRYAVERALGVPVARVNVRVQGLRD; from the coding sequence ATGAGCCATCAGGCCGGGCCACCCAACCAGCGGCAGCTGCCGACTGGCACAATCGAGGTTGCGCCGCACGCGATCGCCTCGATCGTTGCGCACGCGGTCGGGCAGTCGTACGGCGTAGTTGGGATGGCGCCGCACACCTTCCGCGAAGGTGTCGCGCAGGTGCTGCACCAGCGCGATGCGCACCGCGGTGTCGATGTACGTATCGGCAACGACCAGATCGAGATCGACTTGTACATTATTGTAGGCTATGGCACACGCATCGGCGAGGTGGCCCGCAATGTGCAAGAGAATGTACGCTATGCCGTCGAGCGCGCGCTGGGCGTGCCGGTGGCCCGCGTGAATGTGCGCGTGCAGGGCCTGCGCGATTAG